CGGAAATACTTGGGGAGAAAATAGCTGATAGAGTCCTCTTAGATGCTCCATGCAGTAGTGATGGAACAATAATGAAAAACCCCGATCTAAGATGGAGGCTTAGAGAAGAGAAAATAGCTGAGCTCCAAAAACTCCAGTACGAAATGCTTGAAGCTGGCTGGAAACTTTTAAAGCCCGGCGGAAAACTACTTTACTGCACATGTAGTATGTTGTTGGAAGAGAACGAGCATATTATTGAAAAATTCCTTAGAAAACACCGTGACGCAGAAATAATCCCCCTCAATAAACCATATGATCCAGGCTTTCTACCTGGAACAATGAGGGCCTGGCCTCACCGACATGAAACAATAGGCTTCTTCTATGCTTTATTAAAGAAAAAGAGCGGCTAAAAATTTCGCCACAGTCTACTTTAAAGATAATAATATACTAGCCAAAACCGCTAACACTATGCCTATACCCTGATAAACACTTATCTTCTCCCTTAAAACAATCAATGCAATAACAGCTGTAATTGCTGGATACAACGCAGTCAAGGGGATCACAACACTAGCCTTACCATGCTCCAACGCTTTAACAAAGAAAACATATCCAGCACCACCGAAAAACCCGGCTAAAA
This is a stretch of genomic DNA from Staphylothermus hellenicus DSM 12710. It encodes these proteins:
- a CDS encoding EamA family transporter is translated as MEGWLVYSVLCLLFWGLWGFVLKLAYSNLSWVETYFLSSLSSFILMLFVVSIHGLRLPSLNTYSALAFLAGFFGGAGYVFFVKALEHGKASVVIPLTALYPAITAVIALIVLREKISVYQGIGIVLAVLASILLSLK